The nucleotide window AAGTCCTGAGCGAGAACGTTCAATTCAAGGTTTTCGGTCGCTTTTACAGCAGCGACGGACAAGACCTTTCGGACAAGTATCCGGATTTGGGTTTCATCCGCAGCTACCCCGCGCCGCTCAGCAACCGGATGGAGGCGCCGGTCCGCGACTGGAACCTGATCGCCGGCCTTAAAATCCACGACCTGTCGCTCGACTTTCACAATTCCTCGTTCCACGAGCAGCTCTCGAACGGACTCGACCCGGCCCAGTATGTCTACAACCGCGAGGCCTGCTGGGGCCAGCGGATCACCGGGATTTCACTGACGCACGAATTCGAGGCCGGCCGGTTCCAGCTTACCAGCCACGCCGCGTTCAACGTGTTCGAGATCAACCCGGACATGAGCTGGTACTACCTGATCCCGCCCGAGGGGCAGGCTGAGGATTATTCGACCCTGAAAGTCCACCAGTACGGCAAGACCAACGGGACCACGTTCGATTTCCACGCCCGCTACCGCGCCTCCGACCGGATCGGACTGAGCGCCGGGTTCTCGTACGAGGATATCACCGGCCTGGGCACCGGCGATGTCTACGGCCGGCCTTTCAACCCCGACGATCCTCTGTACCTCGACAACTACGGCATCGTGCAGGCCGTGGTCTCCTCGCAGAATTACGGGGTCTACGGCCAGGGCAAGTTCCGGCTGACCAACAGCCTCAGCGCGTTCACCGGGTTGCGCTGCGACTACAACACGATCTATCAAGCTACGGTGAACCCCAGGATCGGACTGGTGTTCAGCCAATCGGACCGCCAGTCTTTCAAGCTGATCTACGGCAGCGCCTTTATCGCACCCTCCTATTTTCACCGCTTCGAAACCTGGTTCGTCTCCGAATACGGCCATATCCAGAACCCGGGCCTGAAGCCCGAGACCATGAAAACGCTGGAGTTCAACTGGTCGCGCTCCTGGATGAGCCAGCTACAGAGTTCTGTCTCGCTGTTCAACAACTGGGTGGACCACCTGGTCGTGCGCCGCAACTACGGCTATATCGCGATGAATGACCCATTTGTGGACGCCGATGGGGACGGGCGGGTGTTTGTCGAATGGAACGACAATTTCGGCAAGCTCGTATCCCGCGGGGTCGACCTCCGGCTGGACTATGTCCGCAGCCATGACCTTAAAGCCCATTTTTACTATTCCTACAGTGACGGGCACAACACCGACCCGAACACAGGTGAGGAACTGGACCTGTTCAAGAGTTCGAAGCACAAGGTCATGGCCGGTTTCACCTGGTACCCGCTGGAGAGCCTGAGCCTGACTCCCAGCCTGCGTTGGGTGGGACGGATAGCCACGCAGCGGGAGAACAGCCTGTACGCCGGACAGCGGATGCCCGGCTACTGCCTGGTCAACCTGCACGTCCGTCTGTACGACCTGTGGCCGCAGGCGGAGCTGTTCATGACAGTCAACAATTTACTCGATCGCCATTACTACACTTCCGGCGTCGGCTCGGAGTCCTCGGTCTATCTGCCGCGGGTGCCGCAGAACCTGCGCTCTGTAATGATCGGAATCTCATACAGCCCCTCCTTCTGACAGGAGCGGCCGGGCCGCTCCGTCGGCCGGGTGGTGACAATGTACAAGTACACGCTGTTGCTGATCGATGACGAACAGTCCATCCTGCGGGCGCTGCAGCGCCTCTTCCGGGACGAGTCGTTCCTCGTTCTGAGTGCCGAAAACGCCGGTCGCGGACTGGAGATACTGGAGGAAATGTCGGTCGATCTGATTATCTGCGACCACCGCATGCCCGGCATGAGCGGACTCGATTTTTTCAAGGCAGTGGCTGAAAAGTACCCCGAGACGATCAAGATCCTGCTCACCGGGTTTGCCGACCTGAACATGGCCCTGGAGGCCATAAACTCCTGCAACCTGTACCGGTTCATCCTGAAACCGTGGAACAACGACGAGCTGCGGCTGACTGTCCGCCGGGCGCTCGAACACCTGGACCTGCTGCGCAGCAACGCCGATATGACCGCCAGGCTGCAGCGGGTCGAGCTGACCCTGCAGAAGATCGAGGAACAGTATCCCGGGGTCACTCACATGCCGGCGGATGGCATCTACCGGGTCGGGACCTGAAAGCCGGTGGAATGCCGGTGGAATTATGAAACGGATTGAGGACAGTTAAAAAAATGAGCCGAAATTTTCTGAAATATCTGGCCGGGGTCTCGCTGCTGAGTCTGGGGCTGGCAGTCCCCGCGGTGGCGGCGCGCGTGGCGGTGGTGGCCAGCGATGACTACGCGGTTTTCCGCCGGGCGGCCTCCGGGTTCTGGGATTATCTGTCGGCCCAGGATGACGTTTCCGGTCCGCTGGAGGACAGCTACATCGTCCTGGACGGCGATGTGGACCACGCCCTGGAGCGGCTGCGGAGGATAAACCCTGAACTCGTGCTGGCCCTGGGCAACAACGCCGCCCGGACCGTCCACCAGCAGCTCAGGGATGTGCCGATGGTTTTCGCGGTCGTGTCCGACCCGGTCCGTTACGGCATAGTCGACAACCTCGCGAGCCCGGGCACGCTGCTTTCCGGGGTCAGTATCGACATCCCGGTGGAGCTGAAGATAGACATGCTGCTGCGCGTGATCGGGCCGGTCAAGACCATCGGGACGATATACTCGCCGGGCGAGATAGACCGGATCGAGACCTTGAAACAACATCTCTCCGGCCTGGGCATCGCGTTCAGCACGCGGCTGGTCCACGAGGACAGCGACATCATCCGGGCCGCGCACGGCCTGGGGCAGATCGACCTTTTCTGGATGGTCTCCGACCCGGCGATCTACACGCCCTCCAACCGGGAGCTGCTTTTCGGCTGGCTCCGGGGACGCGGCGTGCCGATCCTGACCCCCGCGGAGAAATTCCTGGCCGGCAGGAACGGCGGCGACCTGGCCATCGCGATCGATCCCGACCAGAGCGGCCGTCAGGCCGGACGGATCGCGGCCAGGTTCCTGCAGCACGCGTCAATTTCGCAGCCGGTCCAGTCACCGTCCGTGGATGGATTACTCCTGTTCGTAAAAAAACGCTCCGGACTGCGTGTCCCGGCCAACGCCATACCGGTAGAATGAGGAGCCGTCGACTCATGTTCAACCGATTGCTGTACAAATTCCTGTTCGCCTATGCGGTGGTGCTGATAATCCTGTTTATGGGCCAGGGGCTGTTCCTGCAGGAATTCGCCCAACAGTTCGAGCAGACCAGCCGCGAGTACGGTATCGACCAGATGAACGGGTTCGCGGCCAACCTGGAGCGTTCCCTCCAGGCGTTGAAGATGCCGGAGAATGTCGATCTGGCCAGGATAGCGGACAACGCGAACGTGAGGGAGGCGCTGCTCAACTCCCTGGCCGGAGCGGCGGTTTCCCCCAGCATCCTGTACGCCAGTGTCCACGGCCGGGATGGGCGGGTGCTGTTCGAGGCCGGCCAGCACGACATTCTGCAGGCCGCCGGCTGGAGCCCTCTGAATGTCATGGACCACGACACCATGCTGGTGCTGAAAAAGGAATACGGCGAGGCACACCTCGACTACCTGGACCTGATCGAGTCGATATCTGTCAAGCACATCGACGAGAACAACCGCGAGTCGTTCATTTACGGCGAGGATGAGGATAAGGCCGTGGAAACGCCGGTGGGCTTCGTCCGGCTCGGGATGGACCTGTCCCCACTGAAGACCAGAATCGATTTGACCAACCGGAAAATGCTGCACATCGCAGGTATGATCTCGATTCTCTCCCTGGCGGCGATACTGATCATGGTGGGCCGCATGCTCTCTCCGATCAGGCGGCTGCAGGAGGCCACCCGCGAGATCGCCGCCGGAGACCTGGATTACCGCGTGGATATCGATTCCGAGGATGAGATCGGTCAGCTGGCCAAGTCGTTCGATGAAATGAGAAACAAGCTGAAGAAAATCCGGCGGGAACTGGAACTCCAGGCCGATTTCCTTCAGTACGCCGGGCAACTGGCGGTGGCTATCGATCTGGCGGGCAATATAATTTATTTGAACCAGGCCTCGCAGAGCACCCTGGTAGATTCGAAGGATGGGGTTAAAGCTGAAAGCATATGGAATTACAGTATCTGGAATTACGTAGATGAAAAAGACCATGCCCGGCTCAAGGAAGCCATCAGCACCACTCTGGCCGAGGGCAGATATAACGGTGAGCTGTGTGTGAGACGGCCGGACGGGAGCTGTTTCCCATTCATGTTTTCAGCCGTCTCGCTGAGTATGGAAGACCTCGACAAGCCGGCCATCATCATTCTGGGCCAGGATGTCACCACCCTGCGGGAAATGGAGCATGAGCTGAAACTGCACAGCGAAAACCTGGAGAAAAAAGTCGCCGAGCGGACAGAGGAGATACTGCTGGCCTACGACAAGCTCAAGCAGGCGCAATCCCAGGTGCTGCAGAGCGAGAAAATGGCCTCCATCGGCCAGCTCGCCGCTGGCGTGGCACACGAGATCAACAACCCGGTCGGCTTTGTCAAAAGCAACCTTGGCACCCTGGCCGAGTACATGGAAATCCTCAAAAAGGCCCTGGAGCATTACGGTTCTCTCGCGGAGAGGATCAAACAGGGCCTGGCCTGCGACAGCGAGGCAGTCCGGGAGGTTCT belongs to bacterium and includes:
- a CDS encoding TonB-dependent receptor is translated as MRPLPISLVTVLLAGSTLLPASQDEDTRMDDFLWGPEKVLVTATREAERPFDAPATVVTITGQMIRERGYRDLKDILNDIPGFDLSTNVYGEFSTLVAQRGNSGNNKLVLLLDGEEITSPDGGKFPLGYNVPVSMAKRVEIVYGPASVLYGPDAFGVVNIITREAEQIEGLELDAAAGSFSSADVSLNAGKVLSENVQFKVFGRFYSSDGQDLSDKYPDLGFIRSYPAPLSNRMEAPVRDWNLIAGLKIHDLSLDFHNSSFHEQLSNGLDPAQYVYNREACWGQRITGISLTHEFEAGRFQLTSHAAFNVFEINPDMSWYYLIPPEGQAEDYSTLKVHQYGKTNGTTFDFHARYRASDRIGLSAGFSYEDITGLGTGDVYGRPFNPDDPLYLDNYGIVQAVVSSQNYGVYGQGKFRLTNSLSAFTGLRCDYNTIYQATVNPRIGLVFSQSDRQSFKLIYGSAFIAPSYFHRFETWFVSEYGHIQNPGLKPETMKTLEFNWSRSWMSQLQSSVSLFNNWVDHLVVRRNYGYIAMNDPFVDADGDGRVFVEWNDNFGKLVSRGVDLRLDYVRSHDLKAHFYYSYSDGHNTDPNTGEELDLFKSSKHKVMAGFTWYPLESLSLTPSLRWVGRIATQRENSLYAGQRMPGYCLVNLHVRLYDLWPQAELFMTVNNLLDRHYYTSGVGSESSVYLPRVPQNLRSVMIGISYSPSF
- a CDS encoding response regulator, encoding MYKYTLLLIDDEQSILRALQRLFRDESFLVLSAENAGRGLEILEEMSVDLIICDHRMPGMSGLDFFKAVAEKYPETIKILLTGFADLNMALEAINSCNLYRFILKPWNNDELRLTVRRALEHLDLLRSNADMTARLQRVELTLQKIEEQYPGVTHMPADGIYRVGT
- a CDS encoding HAMP domain-containing protein; amino-acid sequence: MFNRLLYKFLFAYAVVLIILFMGQGLFLQEFAQQFEQTSREYGIDQMNGFAANLERSLQALKMPENVDLARIADNANVREALLNSLAGAAVSPSILYASVHGRDGRVLFEAGQHDILQAAGWSPLNVMDHDTMLVLKKEYGEAHLDYLDLIESISVKHIDENNRESFIYGEDEDKAVETPVGFVRLGMDLSPLKTRIDLTNRKMLHIAGMISILSLAAILIMVGRMLSPIRRLQEATREIAAGDLDYRVDIDSEDEIGQLAKSFDEMRNKLKKIRRELELQADFLQYAGQLAVAIDLAGNIIYLNQASQSTLVDSKDGVKAESIWNYSIWNYVDEKDHARLKEAISTTLAEGRYNGELCVRRPDGSCFPFMFSAVSLSMEDLDKPAIIILGQDVTTLREMEHELKLHSENLEKKVAERTEEILLAYDKLKQAQSQVLQSEKMASIGQLAAGVAHEINNPVGFVKSNLGTLAEYMEILKKALEHYGSLAERIKQGLACDSEAVREVLEQIEALDREEDLNYILSDLDALIRESSEGVQRVKEIVQNLKSFARVDESESKEADLNEGIEATLKVVWNELKYKTTVIKNLHPLPIIRCNPGQLNQVFMNLLVNAAQAIPERGEIRIDTEATDSEIVIRISDTGTGIPEENISKLFDPFFTTKEVGKGTGLGLSISYGIIQKHNGTIEVDSRLGEGTTFTIRLPIVNGDSS